A window from Lytechinus pictus isolate F3 Inbred chromosome 9, Lp3.0, whole genome shotgun sequence encodes these proteins:
- the LOC129268745 gene encoding small ribosomal subunit protein uS15, which yields MGRMHAPGKGISASALPYRRSVPTWLKLSSDDVKEHIQKMAKKGLTPSQIGVMLRDSYGVAQVRFVTGNKILRILKAKGLAPSLPEDLYSLIKKAVAVRKHLERNRKDKDSKFRLILIESRIHRLARYYKTKRILPPNWKYESSTASALLA from the exons ATGGGTCGTATGCACGCTCCCGG AAAGGGTATCTCTGCCTCAGCACTTCCATACAGACGAAGTGTGCCAACA TGGCTGAAACTGTCTTCAGATGATGTGAAGGAACACATCCAAAAGATGGCCAAGAAGGGTCTCACTCCATCACAGATCG GTGTGATGCTTCGTGACTCCTACGGAGTAGCTCAGGTACGCTTCGTCACCGGTAACAAGATCCTCAGAATCCTGAAGGCCAAGGGTCTGGCTCCATCTCTCCCAGAGGACCTCTACTCTCTGATCAAGAAGGCTGTCGCCGTACGCAAACATCTCGAGAGGAACCGCAAG GACAAAGACTCCAAGTTCCGTCTTATCCTGATCGAGAGCAGGATCCACAGATTGGCCCGATACTACAAGACCAAGCGTATCCTTCCTCCAAACTGGAAATA TGAATCATCAACGGCCTCAGCCCTCTTGGCTTAA